The Paenibacillus mucilaginosus 3016 genome includes the window CCGAGGATCATGACGAGCACCATAGGCAGCACGATGAACGCTTTATCCAGGAAGCTCATCGTGGCATCCCGCAGACTTTCATAGTTCAGGTAGTACGGCGACAAATTCGCATTGATAATATTGATGGCAATCAGAATCACGACGAGCAGCCATTCCCACTGCAAAAAGAAATTCTTCAGGCTGAACTCCCGTCTTCCCTGCAGCCCTCTCGCTTGCGCTTCCATCGTCAAATCCTCCTCCTCAGCAGGTGGTTGCGGTCCACGCCCCGTTTGACGAGCGCGTTGATGATCACGGCCACCAGGATAATCGAGCCCTGAATCGCCATCTGCCAGAACGGCGAGACATCGATCAGCGGCAGCGCGTTGTTCAGGATGCCGAGCAGAACCGAGCCGAGGATGATCCCGGAGATTTTGCCCGAGCCGCCCGCGATCGAAACCCCGCCCAGCACGCAGGCTGCGATCACGCTCAGCTCGTAGCCCATCGCCGTGTCCCCTTGGGCCGACGCGAACTTCGAGACCCACAGCACCCCGGCGAGCCCGGAAAGCGCCCCCATGATCGTATAGACCAGCCACAGAATGCGGTCGTTATGAATGCCGCTTATCTTCGCCGACTCGGGATTGCTGCCGACGGCATAGATCTGCCTGCCGGTTCTCGTGTGATTGATGAAATAGTAGAAGACGATATAGATGAGGACCGCGATCATAATCAGTGTGTTCAGTCCCAGGACCGAACCGGTGGCAATCCCTTTGAAGCTCTCCGGCATCTGGTGCGCGCTGACCCACTTGCCCCCGGACACCGTGAAGGTCAGCCCGCGGAACACGTTCATCAATCCGAGGGTGGCGATGATCGGCAGCACCCCCATCTTGGCGATCAGGAAGCCGATGACGATGCCGCAGACGACGCCGACCAGCGTCCCGAGGAGCAGCGTCAGCAGCGGATGCAGATCCGGCACGGCCTTCACGGCCAGGGCGGAGATCATGCCCGAGAGGGCCAGGGTCGCCCCGATCGAGAGGTCGATGCCCCGCGTGACGATCACCAGCATCATGCCCACGGCAAGAATACTGAGGATCGCAGTATTGGTAATGAGATCATTGATGTTCTCGAGCGTAAGGAAGCTCGGATTACGGAGCTGGACGGCCGCCGACAGCAGCACAATGAAGAGCAGCAGCCCGAGTTCCCTGAATTTGGCCAGCTTGGCGCCGATCGACGATGCTCCGCCGATGCGGGATGCGCCGCTCGGGCCGCCGCCTCCGATGGCCTTCCCCAAGGCTTTCTCAGCCATGGATTCTTCCCCCTTTCTGTCTATCCTGCGTGAATCGGATGCGGCTTGGCTTCATTACCGCTCATCGCCGCTTCCAGTATGGCTTCTTGCGTGACCTGTCCCCGCTGGAGCTCGGCCGTGATGCGCCCCTCCTTCATGACGATCACCCGGTCGCTCATCCCGATGACCTCGGGCATCTCGGAGGAGACCAGCAGGATGCCGTAGCCCTGGGAAGCCAGGTCGCTGATAATCTCGTAGATGGACGACTTCGCTCCGACATCAACGCCCTTCGTCGGCTCATCCAGGATGATGACATCGAGATCGGCGGTCAGCAGCTTCGCGAACACCACCTTCTGCTGGTTGCCGCCCGACAGCGACGACACGAGGTCGTGAATGCTTCGCGCCTTTACGCTGACCTTCTCCGCCAGCGTCTGGGAGACGGCGTCTTCCCTGCCCACATCCAGCCAGCCTCTGCGCGAGAGTCCTCCGAGGGACGGGAGCGTAATGTTCCTCCCGATCTCCCAGTCGAGCACGAGCCCCTGCTTCTGCCGGTCCTCCGGCAGATAGCCGATCCCAAGCTGCATCGCCTGCAGCGGATCTCGGATCGCAACGGGGCTTCCCTTCACGAAGATCTGGCCGCGGTCGCACGGTTCGATGCCGAACAGCGCCTGGCACACCTCCGTCCGGCCTGCGCCGACAAGCCCGGTGAGGCCGAGAATCTCACCCCGGTGCAGGGCGAAAGAGATATCGGCGAAGTAGCCGGTCCGGCCGAGCCCCTCGGTCCGCAGCAGCTCCTCGCCGCGCCGCACCTCCTTCTTCGGGAAGAGCTGGGTCACTTCCCGGCCGACCATCGCGACGATCAAGGCGTCGTTCGTGATCTCATCCACGCCCCAGGAGCCGATATACTTCGCATCCCGGAACACGGTCACCCGACTGGCCAGGCGGTACATGTCTTCGAACCGGTGCGAGATGAAGATGATCGCCACCCCGCTGTCCCTCAGCGCCTCCGCAATCGTATACAGCTGCTCGCTCTCCCGCTGGGTCAGCGCGGCGGTCGGTTCGTCCATGATGATCACCTTGGCATCGGTTGACAGCGCTTTCGCAATTTCGACGATCTGCTGCTGCGCCACGCTCAGTGAGCCCATCATGGCTTTGGCGTCGAAATCCGCCCCCAGCCGCTCCAATAACCGCTGCGCTTCATGGTGCATCTCCCGCCAATTGATTCTTCTTGTTCGTTTATGTACTTTCTCATGGCCCATGAAAATATTCTCGGTGACGCTGAGGTCCGGATAGCATGTGACATGCTGGTAGATCGCGGCAATGCCGAGCTTCTTGGCGTCGTTCGGGCCCTTGAATTCGACCCTCTCCCCGTTGTACCGGATCTCCCCTTCATCGGGCCGGTGCACGCCGGTAATCACTTTGATGAAGGTCGATTTACCCGCCCCGTTCTCTCCCATCAGCGCATGGATCTCGCCGGACCTCAGTTGAAAGTTCACCCGGTCCAGCGCCTTGACCCCGGGAAACGTCTTTGTAATCGCTCTCAATTCCAGAATGAATTCAGACATCGTACGGGCTCCTATCCATCTCTTAGAATTCCCCTCGGGACTGAGCCCAGTATAGCACACGATCAACCGAAAATAAACAACAAAATTAACTTTTATTTTCGATTATGTTTATTTATGATTGTAACAGAAGAAAAAACCTAAATCCTTATAGTTGCATACACCCTTACTTCGGCGCGTTTGAGGGATGGGTGTGGGGTTCCAGCCGCTGTTAAAGTTATGTGGTTAGGAATATATATTCAGCTGTAATCACATGACTTTAAAGGCGGACGCTATGCTCTTCCACCCCACACCCATTCCCTTTCTGGCATATTGCGGCGCGTTAGAGGCCGGCAAAGGCGGTCCTTCGCTTTTCCCACTTAAGCCCATCCTTCCCCAGCATCTATCTCTATCTACCGCATAGGGCGCTTAAGACAATACGGCAAGCTAATAAAAAACATCCGAAACCACTTAGGCCGTTAACTGTGTAAGCCGACCCAGCGGTCAGCCCTGACGACATACGAAAAGACATGCCCGTACGCTTCGGTCCATGAGCATGTCTTCTTCTCCCTGCTTCTGATTAATCTATCCCGCCGCCAGAGGCGTAGTACAGGATCTTCTCCTTCGTCGCCTCGGCTCTCGGCAGGACGCGGCGGAGTTCGCCGCCGCACATGACGAGAATCCGGTCGGCCATCCCAAGCACCTCCGAGAGGTCCGACGAGATCATGATGACGGATGCGCCCGAGAGCACCATCTCGTTCATGATGTTATAGATGTCGGACTTCGAGCTGACGTCGATCCCGGCGGTCGGCTCGTCGAAGATGAGCACCTGCGCGTCCGCGAACAGCCACTTGGCGAGCACGACCTTCTTCTGCTTGCCGCCGCTGAGGCTGCCGGCCAGTTCCTTCTCGTCGCAGGTGATCTCGAGCCGTTCGATGAGATCCCTGGCATAGCCGGACTCCCGGCCCGCCCGCAGCAGTCCGGCGCTGGAGACCCGCTCGAGGTTGGAGAGCGTGATGTTCTCCGAGATCGTCGAGGTGGCGATCAGCCCTTCATCGGAATACAACCCGCTTGCATAGCACAGCCCGCACTGCTTCGCCAAGTGGGGGGTCATCCGGGCATAGGGGCGGCCGTTCAGGTGAATCGTCCCCTCGTAAGGTCCCTCGATACCGCACAGCACCTTGGCGAGCAGCCGCCGCCCCGAGCCGCTGAGGCCGGTCAGCGCCAGGATCTCCCCCCGGCGTACCTCGAAGCCGATGTTCCTAAGCAGCCCCTGGTAATTGAGATTCTCCACGCGCAGCAGCTCCCGGCCGCTCTTCACCTTGAGCTTCGGATAGCGGTCGTCCAGCGGCTTGCCGACCATGCACCGCACGATGTCATCCAGCCCCACATCCGCTGTGGAGCAGGTCAGCACGGCTTCCCCCTCCCGCAGCACCGTGACCCGGTCGGCGATCCGCTTGATCTCCTCCAGCCGGTGGGAGATGTACAGAACGCAGACGCCCAGCTCCTTCAAACGGCCGATCACCCCGAAGAGCACCTCACGCTCCCTTTCCGTCAGCGAAGCCGTCGGCTCATCCATGATCAGAATACGGGCATTCTGAGACAACGCCTTGATGATCTCCACGAACTTCTGCTGGCCCGGGCCGAGTGACTTCAGCACGGTCCGCGCGTCCAGATCCAGCCCCAAGGCCTGCAGATAGCGCCCCGTCTCGCGGTAGACGGCCTCCCAGTCGATGAGCCGGTTCCACTTTTTGAGCGGCTCCCTGCCCATGTAAACGTTCTCAGCAATGCTCAGATCCTGGAACAGCTTCAGCTCCTGATAGATCATGGCGATGCCGAGCTCCTGCGCCTGCCTCGGAGAGGAGATGATTGCGGGCTCCCCGCCGATGCGGATCTCTCCCTCATCAGCCTCGAACCAGCCCGCCAGAATTTTCATCAGGGTCGATTTGCCCGCCCCGTTCTCCCCGAGCAGGGCATGCACCTCTCCCCTGTCCGCTGCCAGGTCTACGGCCCGGAGCACCGCAGCCTCGCCGAATCTCTTGGTGATTCCCTTCATTTGAAGCAGATGCTCCACACCCATGCCTCTTTTCCTGGGGATTTTCATTTCATCCGCTGATTCCGCGCCGGCTTATTCCAGTTCGAACGTGGTGAACAGCTTCACGCCCTGCTCGAAGAAATGCTTTTTGTATTCGGAAGGAATTTGCTTGTTCGTAATGAGCGTCTTGGCGAGGGAAAGATCTCCGAGCTTCGCAAAGCCTCTCTGGTCGAACTTGCTGTAATCGGCCGCAATGATCACTTCGCTGGCAATCCGGCGCACCGCCTGGATGATCATCGCCTCGTCGTAGCTGCCCGTCGTATAGCCCGCATCAAAGTGCACGCCCTTCACACCGAGAAAGGCCTTGTTGACATAGATTCCCTGCAGCAGCTGCAGCGCGGCTCCCCCGACGAGGGCGGAGCTCGAGTGCGCCAGGTCCCCTCCGGTCACGATCGTCTTCACGCCGGTGAAATCCTTGAGCGCGAGGCCGATCCGCAGATCGTTGGTCACCACCGTGACCCGCTTCTCCTGCAGGTTGCGCGCGATCTCCAGGCAGGTCGTGCCGGGACTGAGATAGACCGCTTCCCCGTCTTCGATAAGCCGGGCGGCGATTCGGCCGATCATCCGCTTCTCCTCGATGAACTCGTCATCTTCCTCGACCGCCTGCGCGGCCGGCACCAGCTCCTCGTTCAGCACCGCCCCGCCGTAGGTTTTGGTGAGCACGCCCATCTGCTCGAGCTTGTCGAGGTCCCGCCGGATCGTCACCTCCGTCACGGAGAAAAGCTCGCTGAGCTCCATGACGTCGACGCGTTTCTTCGAGAAGAGCAGCTCTTTTATTTTGTTCAATCGCTCAATGGCAAACATAACGATGCTCCCGTGTCCATAGTCCGTATGTACGTTGTTGTACGTTCATGAGTCCATTATAACACATCTCTTGTTTCTTTGTGATCGCATCTGCGCGAGGCCCCATAGCAATGCTGAAGTCCCAAGGGGAAGGCCTAAAAAGTCCATGCCTCGCTCCAGCTTCCCAAAGCACGGCATGCTATTCCAGCAGCTCCAGCTGTCTGCACAGGGAGTAAAGGGAGTGCAGCCCCTTCAGCTGGAGCCGGGCGAGAGCGTTCCAATAGTGCAGCGCCTGCAGAGCCAGCCGGTGTGCTTCTTCGGTGTCGTCCGGATCCAGCCGCTTGACCGCCTCTTTCCACTGCACCGCCTCCTCCGAATACACGGCTGAGCGGAGAAGGCGCATCAGCAGTACTTTGCGGAGTTCGGATCGGCCGTACTTTCTGTACCCGTTCTCCTCATCGCGAAGGGACGAGACGAGGCCTTCCTTCTCCCAATACCGGAGTGCGGAGCGGGGGACTCCCGTCTCCCCGGACAGCTCCCCGATCCCCACCGGTTCCCCGGCATGCTCCCCTCCCTGGGTGTCACCGGCTTCTGCTTCAGAGGCGAACCGTTCGGCGGTCTCAGCCGCCAGAAGCTGTTCGCGGTGCAGGGCGGCCTGCGCCCTGCCGGCTGCCCACAGTGCAGCATCCACATCACCGGCCTGCAGGGCACGGAGCACCTCCGACGTCACCTCCATTCCGAACCCCGGTGCCATGGCACGCAGGCAGTGAAAGTAGGCCCGGTGCACCTCCGTGTACATCCGGTAGCCTTTGGGCGAACGCACTGCGGGCGGCACAAGCCCACGGGCCTCGTAGCCCCGAAGCGTATTGGTGCTGAGCTTCAGCTCACGGGCCAGATCGACCGGTCGCATCTTGTGGATTCCTCCTTTACCGGCATGTTCCCATTTATCGTCGTCTGCAAACTTTTTCTAGCTTCTATCCCATAATATCAGGCATTGCCGCGCTCCAACCTTCCCATTCGCTTCACTGTTGTAAGATGGATTTGTAAGGTGATCCCTGCGGGTCACCCATACCACGCGGGAGCCGCCCGGAGAGGAAAAGTCCACTCCGTCCGGCCCGCCAGAGGAGGAATAACAATGATGGCTGATTCGAAGTTTGTTCCCGGCATGAGTGCAGAGGATCTGGCTGCGGTAATTCAAAACGAGCTTGCCTCCCAATGGAAGCAGGTCCTGGAGGAGAATCGTGCGGAGCTGGAGAGCGTCTTCCCCGAGCTGGAGGACTCGACTTACGGATTGTATCTGGACCGGCTTCTGCCGCCAATCTTCGGCGCACTGGAGCAGGCGGGATATAGCGGGCTCGGAGAAGTCAAGGACACGGACTTCATCATCGGAGGCTGCCTCAACTTCAGCAGCTCCCTGGAGCAGTGGGGACCCGAACATCACCGCTCCCGCGTGTTCTGGATACCCGTCCGGGAGGAGGGCCGGTCCGAGCCGGTGGGAACCCTGCTGCTCGATTTCTTCCACTCCCACGCCGGATTCGAAGTGCCGGAAGGACCGCGGATCACGGCGATCCCCGCGGCAAACCGGCGGGAGATCGTCGCAGCCGTCCGCGAGTGGAAGGAAGGCGCGTAGACAGGGATGCCGAATAGGTGAGCATGCGCAGACCGGAGGGTCGATGACACTCCAAATCCCTTTGACCCTCCTGACTTTTATGCTGACTGTCAAGTTGGACCAACTTTTTTTCAAACACTGGCTTCCCGGCCCTGCCTGGCACTGGGTCATCCCAGGCCTGTTCATCTTTATACTAAGTTACATGTTGGAACTTACGGGACTTCCCAAGAAAAAGCTCCCCGCCCCACTCTGTATCCTGCTAACGCTGGGTACGATGGTCCTCGGCTCCACCGCCTTATAAAAGAGACCAACCTGCCGCCGGAAATGGTGGAAGGTTGGTCTTTTTATTTAATTGCCGCGGAGTGATATCCTTTTTGTTTTGCCCTTCCACCTGCTGCGGAGTGATATCTTTTTTGTTTTTGCTCTCCCCCTCTGCCGCGGAGTGATATCCTTTTTTGTTGTTGCCCTTCCCCTACCGAGGAGTGATATCCTTTTTGAAAGTGACCTTTGTGCGAAGCACAACGGAACGAAAAAAGGATACCACGACGCCCCAACGGAACGAAAAAAGGATACCACGACGCTCACGACGCCCTTACACCACCAAATCCCTCAGCTCCGACCAGCACCCGATCCGAGGAAACGGCAGCCCCCGGTTGTACGGCTGATCCTTGGCATACACCTTGACGCCGGAATCGGCCAGCGTCTCCAGCACAGCCGGCTTGTCGTCGAAGTAATAGTCGAGACCGAGGTCCCGGATGATATGGACCTTCTCCGTATCGTCCATACCGTAGAAGAACCGGCCCGGCCTCACCGGGAAGCCGTTCGTGGTCATCCACTCCAGCGTCCGCTCCCCGAACTCTCTCGCCCGGGCCGTGATGTAATAGATCTCATGCCCCTGCCGGTCCAGCTCCTGAAGCACTTCCACGGCATGCGGGAACGGAGGACACGCGGAGAAATAAATCGCTTCCCGCAGCTCCCCCCACAGCGCTTTGCCCTCATCCCGGGTAAGCCCGAACGCATCGTGAATGCCCATCGACTGGATCGCCTGGAATACCTCCAGCGGCACGTCCTGGCCGAGATGATCTTTATACAGATGGAACGCATGCTCCCTCAGATTGATGAGCGTATCGTCAATATCAAAGCCGATTTTCATTAGGCCGTATCCTCCTTGGCATCTTCCTTCCTAGGATACCCCGGGAAGCCCTGTGGTGTACAGCCGAAGGAAGGTTCCTGCAAGCAAAAAAAGCCCCGGCCCATGGCCGGAGCTGGACCAAGCACCCTTTGGCCCCGATATTGTTTCTGTTGGCTGCCATAGCTTGGGGGATCCGGCTTCCACCCGCCGGCCCGTCCGTCCTCACCCTCATCCCAAGGCTTCACCAGTGCTGGTAAACACCGTCGTCCGGTTCCGCCCCTCCTTCTTGGAGCGGTACAAGGCCTGGTCCGCAAGCTCAATGAGCCCTTGCGGACCTGCAGACGCATCGGAGACCGCCACCCCCAAGGAGAGAGTAATCCGCTCCCCTTCAGCCAACGGAAGCTCCGCAGTAGTAAGCCTCAGGCGCTCCGCCAGCTCGGCCGCCTCCTTCCCGCTGCCATGTCGGACCAGTACCGCAAATTCCTCCCCGCCAACACGAAAACACAGGTCATCTGACCGGGTCGAAGCCTCCATGTGTTCTGCCAGGCTTCTCAGCACCGCATCGCCCACCGGGTGGCCGTAGGTATCATTAATGCGTTTGAAGTGATCGATATCGAGCAGAATCAGCGAGAAAGGAACCCGCTCTTCCGCCCAGCTGCCGATCGTCCGGTCGAATGACTTGCGGTTGAGCAGACCGGTCAGCCCGTCATTTTCGATCTCCGCAGCTAGGTGGCTCAGATGGTTATCCATGCTGTGATGCAGCTGCTTAACCTCGTAGATGAATCGGCCCGACTTCGGCATCCGCAGCGGCAGCGGCCGGCGCGAGTGCATGGACTCCTCCGAGAATTTGGCGAGGGCAAACAGCGGCGCCGAGATCATATGAGCCACACGCCAGGCGGCCAGCAGAATAACGAAGCACAAGGGAACGCCCTGCAGCAGCAGCTTCTTCATGAGGGTCTCGCGCGGCGCCTCCAGTATGGAGGTCGGGGTTTGGGAGATAATCGACCAGCCGGCACTCGGCACATAAGTATAGCCGGCCAGGAAGGGAAGCCCGCGGGTATTCGTGATAAGCTCGGAGCCGCTTTGACCCGAGACGGCTTTGCGGACCACCTCGTTGGTTGTCACAAGTTCGCCGATCCGTTTCGGATCCGGGTGGAACAGAATATGGCCGTCGGCGTCCGTAACATACACGTAGGATCCGTTACCGTAGAAGTGCTCGCTGAGCGTCCGGCTCAGTACATTATTCTCCTCCAGGTAGATCGTCCCCCCGACATACCCCTGGTAAGCCCCTTCCCCGTCAAAGATAGGACTGGAAATCAGAATAAGCCGCCTTCCTGTGGCTCCTACATAGTGCTCGGATATCAGCGGTGCTTTGGTCTCGACCGCTTCCCTGGATGCTTCTGAGGTCAGCCGGGTGCCCGGACCGACATTGGCTTGTGCCGGAAAGACAGCCGTGATCCGCCGCTCAGGGTCAACGATGAAAATCGAATTGAAATACTGCCGATTCGCCTGAAACCAGATCTCGAGTTCCCGGGGGGATATCGGCTGCTGCCCCGCATGGGCAGCCATGAACTTCAGATTATCTTCCATAATCCCAAGCAGGT containing:
- a CDS encoding sensor domain-containing diguanylate cyclase — protein: MNPSKGMKLRTLLGMLVIGSVLLTALVGGYAAVQANMASLTASYLENNEQYARKLASNTTNLLGIMEDNLKFMAAHAGQQPISPRELEIWFQANRQYFNSIFIVDPERRITAVFPAQANVGPGTRLTSEASREAVETKAPLISEHYVGATGRRLILISSPIFDGEGAYQGYVGGTIYLEENNVLSRTLSEHFYGNGSYVYVTDADGHILFHPDPKRIGELVTTNEVVRKAVSGQSGSELITNTRGLPFLAGYTYVPSAGWSIISQTPTSILEAPRETLMKKLLLQGVPLCFVILLAAWRVAHMISAPLFALAKFSEESMHSRRPLPLRMPKSGRFIYEVKQLHHSMDNHLSHLAAEIENDGLTGLLNRKSFDRTIGSWAEERVPFSLILLDIDHFKRINDTYGHPVGDAVLRSLAEHMEASTRSDDLCFRVGGEEFAVLVRHGSGKEAAELAERLRLTTAELPLAEGERITLSLGVAVSDASAGPQGLIELADQALYRSKKEGRNRTTVFTSTGEALG
- a CDS encoding DUF6022 family protein — its product is MMADSKFVPGMSAEDLAAVIQNELASQWKQVLEENRAELESVFPELEDSTYGLYLDRLLPPIFGALEQAGYSGLGEVKDTDFIIGGCLNFSSSLEQWGPEHHRSRVFWIPVREEGRSEPVGTLLLDFFHSHAGFEVPEGPRITAIPAANRREIVAAVREWKEGA
- a CDS encoding sugar ABC transporter ATP-binding protein, yielding MGVEHLLQMKGITKRFGEAAVLRAVDLAADRGEVHALLGENGAGKSTLMKILAGWFEADEGEIRIGGEPAIISSPRQAQELGIAMIYQELKLFQDLSIAENVYMGREPLKKWNRLIDWEAVYRETGRYLQALGLDLDARTVLKSLGPGQQKFVEIIKALSQNARILIMDEPTASLTEREREVLFGVIGRLKELGVCVLYISHRLEEIKRIADRVTVLREGEAVLTCSTADVGLDDIVRCMVGKPLDDRYPKLKVKSGRELLRVENLNYQGLLRNIGFEVRRGEILALTGLSGSGRRLLAKVLCGIEGPYEGTIHLNGRPYARMTPHLAKQCGLCYASGLYSDEGLIATSTISENITLSNLERVSSAGLLRAGRESGYARDLIERLEITCDEKELAGSLSGGKQKKVVLAKWLFADAQVLIFDEPTAGIDVSSKSDIYNIMNEMVLSGASVIMISSDLSEVLGMADRILVMCGGELRRVLPRAEATKEKILYYASGGGID
- a CDS encoding ABC transporter permease, with the translated sequence MAEKALGKAIGGGGPSGASRIGGASSIGAKLAKFRELGLLLFIVLLSAAVQLRNPSFLTLENINDLITNTAILSILAVGMMLVIVTRGIDLSIGATLALSGMISALAVKAVPDLHPLLTLLLGTLVGVVCGIVIGFLIAKMGVLPIIATLGLMNVFRGLTFTVSGGKWVSAHQMPESFKGIATGSVLGLNTLIMIAVLIYIVFYYFINHTRTGRQIYAVGSNPESAKISGIHNDRILWLVYTIMGALSGLAGVLWVSKFASAQGDTAMGYELSVIAACVLGGVSIAGGSGKISGIILGSVLLGILNNALPLIDVSPFWQMAIQGSIILVAVIINALVKRGVDRNHLLRRRI
- a CDS encoding DeoR/GlpR family DNA-binding transcription regulator, which encodes MFAIERLNKIKELLFSKKRVDVMELSELFSVTEVTIRRDLDKLEQMGVLTKTYGGAVLNEELVPAAQAVEEDDEFIEEKRMIGRIAARLIEDGEAVYLSPGTTCLEIARNLQEKRVTVVTNDLRIGLALKDFTGVKTIVTGGDLAHSSSALVGGAALQLLQGIYVNKAFLGVKGVHFDAGYTTGSYDEAMIIQAVRRIASEVIIAADYSKFDQRGFAKLGDLSLAKTLITNKQIPSEYKKHFFEQGVKLFTTFELE
- a CDS encoding 5' nucleotidase, NT5C type; protein product: MKIGFDIDDTLINLREHAFHLYKDHLGQDVPLEVFQAIQSMGIHDAFGLTRDEGKALWGELREAIYFSACPPFPHAVEVLQELDRQGHEIYYITARAREFGERTLEWMTTNGFPVRPGRFFYGMDDTEKVHIIRDLGLDYYFDDKPAVLETLADSGVKVYAKDQPYNRGLPFPRIGCWSELRDLVV
- a CDS encoding sugar ABC transporter ATP-binding protein, whose product is MSEFILELRAITKTFPGVKALDRVNFQLRSGEIHALMGENGAGKSTFIKVITGVHRPDEGEIRYNGERVEFKGPNDAKKLGIAAIYQHVTCYPDLSVTENIFMGHEKVHKRTRRINWREMHHEAQRLLERLGADFDAKAMMGSLSVAQQQIVEIAKALSTDAKVIIMDEPTAALTQRESEQLYTIAEALRDSGVAIIFISHRFEDMYRLASRVTVFRDAKYIGSWGVDEITNDALIVAMVGREVTQLFPKKEVRRGEELLRTEGLGRTGYFADISFALHRGEILGLTGLVGAGRTEVCQALFGIEPCDRGQIFVKGSPVAIRDPLQAMQLGIGYLPEDRQKQGLVLDWEIGRNITLPSLGGLSRRGWLDVGREDAVSQTLAEKVSVKARSIHDLVSSLSGGNQQKVVFAKLLTADLDVIILDEPTKGVDVGAKSSIYEIISDLASQGYGILLVSSEMPEVIGMSDRVIVMKEGRITAELQRGQVTQEAILEAAMSGNEAKPHPIHAG
- a CDS encoding MerR family transcriptional regulator — translated: MRPVDLARELKLSTNTLRGYEARGLVPPAVRSPKGYRMYTEVHRAYFHCLRAMAPGFGMEVTSEVLRALQAGDVDAALWAAGRAQAALHREQLLAAETAERFASEAEAGDTQGGEHAGEPVGIGELSGETGVPRSALRYWEKEGLVSSLRDEENGYRKYGRSELRKVLLMRLLRSAVYSEEAVQWKEAVKRLDPDDTEEAHRLALQALHYWNALARLQLKGLHSLYSLCRQLELLE